A genome region from Penicillium psychrofluorescens genome assembly, chromosome: 3 includes the following:
- a CDS encoding uncharacterized protein (ID:PFLUO_004659-T1.cds;~source:funannotate) produces MDDDDDYFSDDFDSLPPGTLYQLEQSAYQATQAQRQHQSTTLKPPPPLHSGLTNEYGTLEVGELEAEVYDNVGAAPARPLGGAVTADAGGWATSGIMERTMEDPMELDDKSGEVLAYGELNARLKQLAQERDQMKRDLEDAKRQTETKAGEISIIRSKQAKMVQEYDRQLALLRNSMTEEAAKHKREVDAAMTEGKMLATENMFLQHDLVDETYQLRNHKAKHKAEEKGPPVTPKKSRVLPFRDGFDDEEIAMVSPSKSARSKRATPSVPGKRKRQASQDSPAPLQLISVDEPMIIDVPADAPEKVPEERKSAETGRYNQRLAKRLLNHRMLPGEETDIEAMAKMAFPAEPKRPMSSIFLDEMARLDTGNYVVEYAQSITKLWQHAIKERFYKPVPRFVAIARFILVIDETPLQELITALVGVLQDSVEVNAVPRFRYSPAAARERARTLRQTPQSDLQPLVDSTEALRLLFHIACEVLHVKAALEGFWREIRHTFILVMLHGSQPLRDIVLILNLLSTSIRPESFGPIMSDEEGQADVQKWIVDRLTFMLSESTQPDEGVDPYTPFDICAMRLEVLHLLETLAFNPAFPAQEHGSAIIAAHPNALARLFRSMHDELDALYSSPPEQDLRVALVNGLMRLIFGVMRRHGPFINMQEKLACVSGSKQKHLVVLTRLAFCDGSVLEAGIDDETVDMAHELLEEWANPQEAESLAEAFPSSRRE; encoded by the exons atggacgacgacgatgactACTTTTCCGACGACTTCGACTCTCTGCCGCCGGGCACCCTCTACCAGCTGGAGCAGAGTGCCTACCAAGCCACCCAGGCTCAGCGTCAACACCAGTCGACGACCTTGAAGCCTCCTCCACCCCTACACTCGGGGTTAACGAACGAATATGGAACGCTGGAAGTGGGAGAGCTGGAGGCAGAGGTATATGATAATGTCGgtgctgcgccagctcgTCCCCTGGGTGGTGCCGTCACAGCAGACGCCGGTGGGTGGGCGACCAGTGGTATCATGGAGCGTACCATGGAGGACCCAATGGAGCTGGATGATAAATCAGGCGAAGTGCTTGCCTACGGGGAGCTCAATGCGCGTCTAAAACAG CTGGCCCAGGAACGAGACCAGATGAAGCGCGATTTAGAAGACGCCAAAAGACAAACAGAAACTAAAGCGGGAGAGATATCGATTATCCGGTCCAAGCAGGCGAAAATGGTCCAGGAATACGACCGACAGCTGGCGTTGCTCAGAAATTCCATGACAGAGGAGGCAGCCAAGCACAAGCGAGAGGTAGATGCAGCCATGACAGAAGGGAAAATGCTGGCCACAGAGAACATGTTCCTTCAACATGACCTTGTCGACGAGACCTATCAACTCAGGAATCACAAGGCGAAGcacaaggccgaggagaaggggcCGCCTGTAACCCCCAAGAAGTCGCGGGTGCTTCCGTTCCGCGATGGATTCGATGATGAGGAGATAGCAATGGTATCACCGAGCAAGTCTGCACGGTCTAAACGAGCCACGCCATCGGTTCCTGGGAAGCGCAAACGACAGGCCAGTCAGGACAGTCCGGCGCCCCTCCAATTGATTTCCGTGGACGAGCCCATGATCATCGATGTCCCCGCCGATGCCCCTGAAAAGGTGCCCGAGGAACGCAAGTCTGCCGAAACAGGACGTTACAACCAGCGGCTCGCTAAACGGCTCTTGAATCACCGCATGCTCCCTGGCGAGGAGACCGACATTGAGGCAATGGCTAAAATGGCCTTCCCTGCGGAGCCGAAACGACCGATGTCCAGCATTTTTTTGGACGAGATGGCCCGTTTAGATACAGGCAACTACGTGGTAGAATACGCGCAATCGATTACCAAGCTATGGCAGCATGCGATCAAGGAGCGGTTCTACAAGCCTGTGCCCCGATTTGTGGCCATCGCCCGATTTATTCTCGTGATAGATGAGACGCCTCTTCAAGAGTTGATCACTGCTCTCGTGGGAGTCTTACAAGACTCTGTCGAGGTCAACGCCGTGCCTCGATTTCGATACTCcccagctgcagcgcgaGAAAGGGCGCGCACGCTGCGCCAGACTCCTCAATCAGATCTGCAACCACTAGTTGACTCGACGGAGGCTCTGCGCCTTCTGTTTCATATTGCCTGTGAGGTTTTGCACGTCAAAGCTGCCCTCGAAGGCTTCTGGCGAGAGATTCGCCACACATTTATTCTCGTGATGCTACACGGGTCGCAGCCTCTCAGGGATATTGTTCTCATCCTGAACCTGCTGTCGACCAGCATCCGCCCTGAATCCTTTGGCCCGATCATgtcggatgaagaaggccaggCCGATGTGCAGAAGTGGATCGTCGACCGTCTGACATTCATGCTCAGCGAATCGACGCAGCCAGATGAAGGAGTCGACCCTTACACTCCGTTTGATATCTGCGCCATGCGACTCGAAGTACTACATCTTCTCGAGACGCTGGCCTTCAACCCAGCATTCCCCGCCCAGGAGCACGGCAGCGCGATTATTGCCGCGCACCCAAATGCGCTGGCACGCTTGTTCCGATCGATGCACGACGAGCTAGACGCTCTCTACTCGTCCCCACCGGAACAAGACTTACGTGTCGCGCTGGTCAACGGGCTAATGCGGCTGATCTTTGGGGTGATGCGGCGCCACGGGCCCTTTATCAACATGCAGGAGAAGCTGGCGTGCGTGTCTGGCAGCAAGCAGAAACATCTTGTTGTGTTGACCCGGCTGGCGTTCTGTGACGGGTCCGTCCTCGAAGCTGGCATTGACGATGAGACAGTTGACATGGCGCatgagctgctggaggagtgGGCGAACCCTCAGGAGGCCGAGTCACTGGCAGAGGCGTTTCCCAGCTCTCGGCGGGAGTGA